The Helicobacter fennelliae nucleotide sequence TATCCACTCACGCTCTATTCGCTCAACCAAAAAGGCATATCTGAAGATTTGCTCCACAAGCTAGAATCTCATTTTCCAAATCTATCATTTAGCCCCTATCTCTACTCTCAAGCTGTCGCAAGGATCAATGGCACAATGGACGCAGCGATTATTTTTGGGATTGATCCCAAAAAAGAAGCGCAAATCAATCCTGTGTTTGCCAAAGCTTTTGGCTCTCAAGAAGTCTTAGAGCAATTTAGCCAAAATAAATTTGGCATTATCATTGGTCAAAGCGTTGTGTATTCGCATTTTTTAAATCAAGATGACAAAATCACTCTGTATTTCACCAAGCTTGAGCCAACAGGGCTTGTCCTAAGCCCTGTGATGAAGCGATTTTCGCTATTTGGATCATTTAGCTCCGGGATTAGCGCGTATGATTCAGCCTATATGTATGCAAACAAAGAAGCACTTGCTGCGATCAAGGGCGTGCCGCAAGGCTTGTATGATGGCGTGCATATTTTTTCAAAAGAGCCGATGAAAGACATTGTGCTATTGCGGGAGTTTTTGGATTCCATCAAAGGGCTTAATGTCGCGCTTGAAGGGTGGTGGCAAAAAAACGCGAATCTTTTTGCCGCGATGAATCTTGAAAAACATGTGCTTTTTATCGTGCTTATGCTAATTATCCTTATGGCAAGTCTTAATATCATAAGCTCTTTGCTTATGGTTGTGATGAATCGACGCAAAGAAATCGCCCTTTTGCTTAGCCTTGGAGCGAGCAAGGCAGAGATTAAAAAGACATTTTTTTATCTTGGTATGACTATTGGCATTTTAGGCATTGTCTTTGGCGTGGGGCTTTCATTTGTCGTGCTATGGGTGCTAGATACTTTTCCTATCATCAGCCTGCCTGCTGATGTGTATGGCACAGATAAGCTTCCGCTTGATTTGTCGTTGTTTGACTTTGTAGCGACAATCATCGGCGCGATCATCATCGTATGCCTCTCATCATATTATCCAGCCAGACAAGCTTCAAAAATAGATTCTCTAAGCGTTCTACGCAATGAATAATTTTAAGAAACTTTAAGCTTAAAAAGCTTATGATTAACAACTTTGAGATGAAACCTTTGAGATTGGACTCTTAGAACCTTTTATTCTTCGCCTTCTGACTCAATGATGACAAATTAAAGCAAAACATTCAAACGGAGAATAATTTGAAAAGTATCTATGTTGGAAATCTCGCTTACTCTGCGACAAATCAGGATTTAGTTGATTTATTTACACAATTTGGCAAAGTAGAGTCTGTCAAACTCATTAACGACAGAGAGACAGGTAGACCAAAGGGGTTTGGCTTTATCGAAATGGACGATGAGAGCGCACTAAAAGCTATCAGCAGCCTTGATAATACAGAATTTATGGGACGCAAAATAAAAGTCAATGAGGCTAATCCCAAAAAATAGCCCCATTTAAAAAAAAAAAAAAACGCTCTGCCACGCACTCCTTTAGCTATGCTTGGCTTTGCTTAAAGTAACACTTGATGCGCCTTAAGTGTCTTTGGTATTTTGGTGGATTTAATGTATTAAAGATATTAAAAGCATTAATATAAACACCAAAGCAAGCAAAATTATTGCCTTATTACCTTGCAAACCTCAAAATTCCTTTAAATTTTGGAATTTCTTTACGCGCCATTGTATTTCTATAGAATCTAAATCCTCTCTTTTTAGCATATTTCAGGGAGTTTGAAATTTTTAGCCTGCGATGAACGCTTAATGTTACACTTTTTTGTATTTTTGCTTGTCTAAAAATTTCTACACAACCCTAAAATCTGCTAAAAATAGAGGATTTCTTAAATGCCTCTTGTATTTGTATAGATTCTAGAATCTATGTCATTTTTATTGTCATATCTTAAGCGACAGCGAAGAATCCAAAAAGAAATTGTCATTGCGAGACTTCGCAAGAAGTCGTGGCAATCCATTTTTTACTAGATTGCTTCGTCCTATCGTCCTCGCAATTGATTGGGCAGGCTTGTCATTGCGAGCAAGGTTTGTCCTTTGCAAACTTTATTTTTTCTGGATTCTTCGGTCGTGCATACGCACTCCTTAAGACATGACAATAAAGATAGATTCTATGCAGACACAAAAGAGCGTGTAAAAAATTCTAGATTTTAAGATGGGTTTGCAAGGGCTTGATAGATTGTGAAGTTTTGAGCGAGGAAATAGAACATGTAGTTCATTGACGAAGCAAAAAACAAATCTCGTAGCTCAAATCACTTAAAAGCTAGGATTTAGAATCTATGGAAAATAGAATCTAGAATCTACCCCTGCACAACATCTTGATAAATCACTGACATATCAGCTAAGCCATTTTTTCTGTGCTTAGCGATTTCTTGTATATCATCAAATGTGTATTTTGTGTGGTTATAGACTATGATTGCGACTTTATCGCCATTTTTCAAAAATCTATGCTCGTTTTTTGGCGTGTAGCGCGTCGCACCGACTGCAAAAATCGCTTTGCTTGGGTATCGTGCCTCTTGTATGAAGTGCCAAAGATTCTCCAAAACCCCGCAATCCTCCTGCGTATTGAGCTTTCTTGCGATCCAATCAAGCAATTTGGTATAAAAATAACTATAAGTTACAAGCTCGCTTTTTTCGCCATATGATTCCATCACACCTTGCGACTCGACAAATGAAGCGATTGAATAGCGATCGCAAATCCCGCCCACATCAAACACATCAAGTGCTATTTTTTGCCCTATCGCTTTTGAGCCGCTTGAAAAATTTTTTTTCTGCGAGAGTTTTTTTGCGTTTTTGTCATTGCGAATTGAGACATCATTAAACGCCATAAAAAATTTAGGCTGGATTGATTTGATATGATTGTCTTGATAGATGATCTCGCATTCAAGCCCTACTTCTGGCTCTGCTTGGATATTGAATGACTGGTTTTTGGGTAGGATTATTTTGTGATTGTCATAGCAAAATCTCCCCAAAAACCCCTCATTATGAGGAATGTAAAACGGAAAAAGCCCTTTTGGCGCGTTTTCTTCCTCTCCCTCAATCTGCGCAAAATCACACGCTTCTCCTGCCTGCTCGAGATGATTTGCGAAATTCCCCGCTACTCCAAATCCCAACATTTTATCCATTGTAATGCCCCTTTTGTTAAATTCTACATTATAGTCTAAATGCGATAAAACGCAAGCAAATTCACACCCCAAAATCTAAAATATACTCAAATCTCAACACTTCATAATCTCATTTTTAATCTTTAAAGTGTAAAATGCGACATTTATTTCTTAGGAGCTAAGATGAAAGAATTGTTTGAAGGGGCAATAAAATTTCAAGAAGAGGACTTTAACGCGCATAAAGATCTCTATGAAAGCCTCAAAAAACACCAAGAACCGCACACGCTTTTTATCTCTTGTGTAGATTCTCGTGTCGTGCCAAATCTCATCACCAATACCCTGCCGGGCGATTTATTTGTTGTGCGTAATATCGGCAACATCGTCCCTCCTTATAAAGAGTCTCAAACCCTGCGCGAAGGCTATCTAGCGACAACAGCAGCGATCGAATACGCACTCACGATTTTAGAGATACAAAACATCATCATTTGCGGGCATAGTAATTGTGGCGCGTGTGCGGCGATTTATGAGCCTCCGACAAAGCTTGAGCAAACGCCCTATGTCAAAAAATGGATAAGTCTTCTTAATCCTGTAAAACAAAAAGTCGAATCACTCAAGCCAAACTCTAAATCCAAACGAATTTGGCTCACAGAGCAAATCAATATCGAACAGCAATTAGAAAATCTAATGACTTATCCATTTGTCGAGGAGAGATTTGATAGAGGCGAGCTACGAATTTATGGTTGGTATTATATCATTGAGACAGGCGAGATTCTAAACTACAACCTCATCTCACGCGAATTCAAACCAATCTCACATAATAAAGAAAAAAAACAATAAAGGAAAAACAATGAAAAAACTACTCTGCTCTATAATGATCCTCATAGCTACCACTGCACTCAATGCAAAAACAGATTCCACACCAGAATCTAAAGATTTAGATTCTAAAATCAATGTGCTTTTTGACAAACTCAATGCTCCTATATGGATACAAAACACTACCCAATATATAAAATACACTGAAGC carries:
- a CDS encoding ABC transporter permease; translation: MNPKQRNIAHFLHKKFLRFDKTQPFISITALLAFLGIGVGVMVLIVAMAIMNGMSKEFEKRLFVMSYPLTLYSLNQKGISEDLLHKLESHFPNLSFSPYLYSQAVARINGTMDAAIIFGIDPKKEAQINPVFAKAFGSQEVLEQFSQNKFGIIIGQSVVYSHFLNQDDKITLYFTKLEPTGLVLSPVMKRFSLFGSFSSGISAYDSAYMYANKEALAAIKGVPQGLYDGVHIFSKEPMKDIVLLREFLDSIKGLNVALEGWWQKNANLFAAMNLEKHVLFIVLMLIILMASLNIISSLLMVVMNRRKEIALLLSLGASKAEIKKTFFYLGMTIGILGIVFGVGLSFVVLWVLDTFPIISLPADVYGTDKLPLDLSLFDFVATIIGAIIIVCLSSYYPARQASKIDSLSVLRNE
- a CDS encoding RNA recognition motif domain-containing protein, whose translation is MKSIYVGNLAYSATNQDLVDLFTQFGKVESVKLINDRETGRPKGFGFIEMDDESALKAISSLDNTEFMGRKIKVNEANPKK
- a CDS encoding DUF5718 family protein, with protein sequence MDKMLGFGVAGNFANHLEQAGEACDFAQIEGEEENAPKGLFPFYIPHNEGFLGRFCYDNHKIILPKNQSFNIQAEPEVGLECEIIYQDNHIKSIQPKFFMAFNDVSIRNDKNAKKLSQKKNFSSGSKAIGQKIALDVFDVGGICDRYSIASFVESQGVMESYGEKSELVTYSYFYTKLLDWIARKLNTQEDCGVLENLWHFIQEARYPSKAIFAVGATRYTPKNEHRFLKNGDKVAIIVYNHTKYTFDDIQEIAKHRKNGLADMSVIYQDVVQG
- a CDS encoding carbonic anhydrase → MKELFEGAIKFQEEDFNAHKDLYESLKKHQEPHTLFISCVDSRVVPNLITNTLPGDLFVVRNIGNIVPPYKESQTLREGYLATTAAIEYALTILEIQNIIICGHSNCGACAAIYEPPTKLEQTPYVKKWISLLNPVKQKVESLKPNSKSKRIWLTEQINIEQQLENLMTYPFVEERFDRGELRIYGWYYIIETGEILNYNLISREFKPISHNKEKKQ